The Weissella confusa DNA window AAATTGACTGGGTCATCCCCAAACATCACATTCGTCAAGTGGTAAGCAATTTCATCTACAACGCCAGCTAGACGCATAACTTCCATTGCCACCTCGTTATCAGTATTAATCGCTGTCATATTAAATGCCTCATTTCTAAACACATTCCCCATCAAAGAAATGGTATCGAAATTCCGCGAATAATTCTATCAATAACCCCTAACAACCTGTGACTAATTAACGGTTTTTACCCGATTGTCAAAATACGTTTCCAACCCTTGTTCAACATCTTGCGCAATCAATTTGCGATATGCCGGGCTCTTAATTTTCTTGAAATCACGATCAGAATTGATGTAGCCATTTTCCAACAAAGTGGCGGGCACTTTATTATCAATCAACACCACATATTCAGCACGATCGATTCCACGATTCTCCAAAGGCATATTTGGATTCATCGCATCATTAATTGCCTGTGCTAAGTCCTTTGACCCGTTGTCCTTGTGGTAATAATAAGCAGTATAACCACTTGCCCCATTCGCCTCGGTCACCGAGTCAAAGTGGAACGAAATAAACGCATCAGCATTCGCGTTTTCTGCCACCTTTGGAATTTGAGACAGATAAACCAATTTATCGCTGTCACGTGTCATGATGACGCGCGCACCAGTGGCACGCAACGTTTTAGCAACTTGTTGGGCAAGTAGCAACGTATAAGTCTTTTCAAACTTACCGCTATTTGACTCGGCACCAGGATCAGTACCACCGTGACCAGGGTCCAAAACAATTGTTGCTTCAGAAAGTGGCGTGAC harbors:
- a CDS encoding N-acetylmuramoyl-L-alanine amidase yields the protein MQKLGRLMLAWITKFWVPLAITVGMLAIAVSVTTVMLYNQQITVQIPNLTLREKRGVTSTPISVLKQGEHLQILQEDNGWYQVRREDESTGWVASWLLERTTPLDKVTPLSEATIVLDPGHGGTDPGAESNSGKFEKTYTLLLAQQVAKTLRATGARVIMTRDSDKLVYLSQIPKVAENANADAFISFHFDSVTEANGASGYTAYYYHKDNGSKDLAQAINDAMNPNMPLENRGIDRAEYVVLIDNKVPATLLENGYINSDRDFKKIKSPAYRKLIAQDVEQGLETYFDNRVKTVN